The Oscillospiraceae bacterium genome has a window encoding:
- a CDS encoding DUF4364 family protein: MRKDAADKLNDGIRERQGIAPGGIIDFEGIQILICYLLKHIPQTLTKAQLDEILPGSELVNYFDFSQALDLLQQNGNVERGEDGSFSITPRGAKSCDILQDSLPVSIRDRILGRGMRVVHKTDMLAENEFSIETVDDNVCLVCNIKDHGGMLMSVRAAVGSGELAASLGRQFLKNPELLYNAVFAVLSADSGQLSALAERMK, translated from the coding sequence ATGCGAAAAGACGCTGCTGATAAGCTCAACGACGGCATCCGGGAACGGCAAGGCATCGCCCCCGGCGGTATCATCGACTTCGAGGGCATTCAGATTTTGATCTGCTATCTGCTCAAACACATCCCGCAGACGCTGACCAAGGCGCAGCTCGACGAGATTCTGCCGGGCAGCGAGCTGGTCAACTATTTCGACTTCTCCCAGGCGCTCGACCTGCTGCAGCAAAACGGCAACGTCGAACGCGGGGAAGACGGCAGTTTTTCCATCACCCCGCGTGGCGCAAAAAGCTGCGACATTCTGCAGGACTCGCTGCCGGTCTCGATCCGCGACCGGATTTTGGGGCGCGGCATGCGGGTGGTACACAAGACCGATATGCTGGCCGAAAACGAGTTCTCGATCGAAACGGTCGACGACAACGTCTGTTTGGTCTGCAACATAAAGGATCACGGCGGCATGCTGATGTCGGTACGCGCGGCGGTCGGCAGCGGCGAACTGGCGGCTTCTCTGGGCCGGCAGTTCCTCAAAAACCCCGAACTGCTCTATAACGCGGTTTTCGCGGTTCTCTCCGCCGACAGCGGCCAGCTCTCCGCATTGGCAGAGCGTATGAAATAA
- a CDS encoding FtsW/RodA/SpoVE family cell cycle protein produces the protein MNMGKAGRAISEFVKKVDIALILLCLSLSGFGVAVIYSATHNTSTRHAVVQCLGIGIGLFAMILVSLIDYEVLLKLWKVYVPLCILLMVLTYIWGYTPAGTDNKAWLQLPGGLLLQPSELLKLAFIYTLSLHIQTLGDKIKTAKGVLGLVAHAVVPIGLVLIQRDWGSMIIFVFIFLFITFSAGVQFRYFAMAFGAAAVSVPLLWTYVLKTYQKKRILAVYFPELDPDYDYIYQQIMGKFSIGSGGFFGTGWLQGPRTQASLVPEQRNDFIIAALGEEFGFLGCLIVLILVFAILMRILNAAKSSRDIAGKSICVGVFAIILTQTIINVGMTLSLVPVIGVTLPFFSSGGTSVMVSFISIGMVLGVYNQRERYVFFDKVIR, from the coding sequence ATGAATATGGGCAAAGCCGGCAGGGCGATATCCGAATTCGTCAAAAAAGTGGATATAGCGCTGATCCTGCTGTGCCTGTCTCTCTCGGGTTTCGGCGTTGCGGTGATCTACAGCGCGACCCACAACACCTCCACCCGTCATGCGGTCGTCCAGTGTCTCGGCATCGGAATCGGCCTATTTGCAATGATTCTGGTCTCGCTCATCGACTACGAGGTATTATTAAAGCTCTGGAAGGTCTATGTCCCGCTTTGTATTCTGCTGATGGTGCTGACCTATATCTGGGGCTATACCCCCGCCGGAACCGATAACAAAGCCTGGCTCCAATTGCCCGGTGGTCTGCTGCTTCAGCCCTCCGAACTGCTCAAACTCGCGTTCATCTATACACTCTCTCTGCACATACAAACCCTGGGCGATAAGATCAAAACGGCCAAAGGCGTGCTGGGTCTGGTCGCACATGCGGTGGTTCCCATCGGATTGGTGCTGATCCAGCGCGACTGGGGTTCGATGATCATCTTCGTGTTTATCTTCTTATTCATCACGTTCTCGGCGGGAGTGCAGTTCCGATATTTCGCCATGGCGTTCGGCGCAGCGGCGGTCTCTGTTCCGCTGTTGTGGACCTATGTGCTCAAAACCTATCAGAAAAAGCGGATTTTAGCGGTCTATTTCCCCGAACTCGACCCCGACTACGACTATATCTATCAACAGATCATGGGCAAATTCTCCATCGGCTCGGGCGGCTTTTTCGGCACGGGGTGGCTGCAGGGTCCGCGCACGCAAGCCTCTCTCGTGCCGGAGCAGCGCAACGACTTCATCATCGCGGCGCTCGGGGAGGAATTCGGCTTTCTGGGCTGCCTGATCGTGTTGATTCTCGTTTTTGCAATCCTGATGCGAATTTTAAACGCGGCCAAATCCTCCCGTGACATTGCGGGCAAGAGTATCTGCGTCGGCGTATTTGCGATCATCCTGACCCAGACCATCATCAACGTCGGCATGACGCTGTCACTCGTGCCGGTCATCGGCGTGACATTGCCGTTTTTCTCCTCGGGAGGGACCTCTGTCATGGTCAGTTTCATTTCCATCGGCATGGTGCTTGGGGTCTATAACCAGCGTGAGCGATACGTTTTCTTCGACAAAGTCATCCGGTAA
- the aspS gene encoding aspartate--tRNA ligase: protein MIKRTQYATEITKADLGKTVSVCGWVARQRNLGGLIFVDLRDRTGIIQLAFDDATDRKIFDLAFTLRSEFVIGATGTVRERESKNYDIPTGELEVFVTDLQLFTKSETPPFEIIDNCNANEELRLRYRYLDLRRAPLQKNIITRHKLAQVTREYFYENGFIEIETPMMIKSTPEGARDYIVPSRIHPGNFYALPQSPQLYKQLLMLSGFDRYIQLARCFRDEDLRADRQPEFTQIDLEMSFVDVDDILAMIEGYMKRVFERMLDRQIELPIRRLTFADAMNRFGSDKPDLRFGMEIQDVSELVKDCGFGVFSGAVQSGGSVRCIVAKNSVSTLTRKEIDKLTETARGIGAKGLAYVRWSEDEPTCSFGKFLAEGELTKLLAAVGCEKGDTVLFVADKNKTVLSVLGSLRNIVAKQLDIIPKDRYELVWIVEMPFFEFDEESGEWVAMHHPFTMPLEECMPYLESDPGTVRAKSYDLVLNGIELLSGSIRINDPALQNRMFSLLGLTPEQIQSKFGFLVDAYRYGAPPHGGVGLGLDRLAMLLCGADSLRDVTAFPKVQNASELMSGCPSPVDLKQLDELKINLK from the coding sequence ATGATAAAACGAACTCAATACGCCACCGAAATCACCAAAGCCGACCTCGGCAAAACCGTGTCGGTCTGCGGCTGGGTGGCCAGACAGCGCAACCTCGGCGGGCTGATTTTCGTCGACCTGCGCGACCGCACCGGCATCATTCAGCTGGCTTTCGACGACGCCACCGACCGCAAAATTTTCGATCTGGCGTTTACATTGCGCAGCGAATTCGTCATCGGCGCAACCGGAACGGTGCGCGAACGCGAAAGCAAGAATTACGACATTCCAACCGGCGAACTCGAGGTTTTCGTGACCGATCTGCAGCTCTTTACAAAGAGCGAGACCCCGCCGTTCGAGATCATCGACAACTGCAACGCCAACGAAGAACTGCGCCTGCGCTACCGTTATCTCGACCTGCGCCGTGCGCCGCTGCAAAAAAACATCATTACGCGCCATAAACTTGCCCAAGTCACCCGTGAATACTTTTACGAAAACGGCTTTATCGAGATCGAGACCCCGATGATGATCAAGTCCACCCCCGAGGGCGCGCGCGACTATATCGTGCCGTCCCGCATCCACCCGGGCAATTTCTACGCGCTGCCCCAATCCCCGCAGTTGTATAAACAGCTTCTGATGCTTTCCGGCTTTGACCGTTATATCCAGTTAGCCCGTTGTTTCCGCGACGAGGATTTGCGCGCCGACCGCCAGCCCGAATTCACCCAGATCGACCTTGAGATGTCCTTCGTCGATGTCGACGATATTCTCGCGATGATCGAGGGCTATATGAAGCGGGTTTTCGAGCGCATGCTCGACCGCCAAATCGAGCTTCCGATCCGCCGCCTGACCTTTGCCGACGCGATGAACCGCTTCGGCTCGGACAAACCCGACCTGCGTTTCGGCATGGAGATTCAGGATGTCAGCGAATTGGTCAAGGACTGTGGTTTCGGGGTTTTCTCCGGCGCAGTACAAAGCGGTGGCAGCGTGCGCTGCATCGTCGCCAAGAACAGTGTTTCGACGCTCACCCGCAAGGAGATCGATAAACTCACCGAAACCGCGCGCGGCATCGGCGCAAAGGGGCTTGCCTATGTCCGCTGGAGCGAAGACGAGCCGACCTGTTCTTTCGGAAAATTTTTAGCCGAAGGCGAACTAACCAAGCTGCTTGCCGCCGTCGGATGCGAAAAAGGCGACACGGTGTTGTTCGTCGCCGATAAAAACAAAACCGTCCTGTCGGTGCTCGGTTCTTTGCGCAACATCGTGGCAAAACAGCTTGATATTATCCCGAAAGACCGATACGAACTCGTTTGGATCGTCGAAATGCCGTTTTTTGAATTCGACGAAGAGAGCGGCGAGTGGGTCGCGATGCATCACCCCTTTACCATGCCGCTCGAGGAGTGTATGCCCTATCTTGAGAGCGATCCGGGAACCGTGCGTGCCAAATCCTATGACCTCGTATTGAACGGCATCGAACTGCTCTCCGGTTCGATCCGCATCAACGATCCGGCGCTGCAAAACCGCATGTTCAGTTTGCTGGGTCTGACTCCGGAGCAGATCCAGTCCAAATTCGGCTTTTTGGTCGACGCTTACCGCTACGGCGCACCGCCGCACGGCGGCGTGGGCCTCGGCCTCGACCGTCTGGCAATGCTTCTCTGCGGCGCAGATTCCCTGCGTGACGTCACGGCGTTCCCCAAAGTTCAGAACGCCTCCGAGCTGATGAGCGGCTGCCCGTCCCCGGTCGATCTGAAACAACTCGACGAACTGAAAATCAATCTAAAATAA